From a region of the Teredinibacter turnerae genome:
- a CDS encoding FimV/HubP family polar landmark protein translates to MGRRILLVLLGAFAGSISQLSYALGLGEITLKSALNQPLNAEIQLLEVRDLTESEILIGLASAADFERVGVDRPYFLTDLKFKVDLKSASGPVIHVTSRKLVREPYLNFVLQAQWPSGRLLREYTVLMDLPLFSDTPARPVAPAKTSPAKTVPAQQTSGSSNYNPRSSYDQAPGRSQGGAGDTQQAATYQEGDSYKVQANDTLWEIAKQVRPDRSVSIQQTMLAMQQANPQAFINNNINLLKKGQILRIPSREQIVDYKQSQAVREVAAQNARWSGAPSDALAGTGSEQLDASRNYQSQSQGAASTGGRVKLSSPEEFSAANEGRGSGAGESSQEALENELAITLEQLDKTERENSDLRSRIASLEEQITTMERMVELTNDELRALQLSAAKTRDEQSAAETAANDDQGVGAGEEVLADSGESAGEADDTIDAADVAEAPVIAENDVVEPEPTPTPVPTPTVSPTKVVIPAAPQKTLLDHVMDNILYIALGLLVVIGGVVAFLKFRNKEEETDSFDDDFIEQPLFAEAPEEPETEDEFESLAMDDLSESEDELEREDELEEPEQELSEPETEDVVGEADIYIAYGKYDQAEEMLSKAIAREPSNPLIRAKLLEVYAAEQDADRFDPQYAALIALGDADAVERAAQLRETIRGASPFDASLYSADSVAEEPANELSSYENDFSDLSLDLDTDEEPLSLDLPEEGAEDDIDSDEFTLNIAPESSSDEELDEDEFELSLDLSDDEDLQAEDLSTASGEAEEDLLALDEDAFDLSLGDEDEAASGAEHETLDFGEISLEDEGVEPESLDDEFELDLDLGDELATDDDDFNVELAEEPAEEEDEDVLALDVPDEFSMESEGEAGDDFDLDLEELDSVLDVDDVAEGDTGQFDLSELDALSVEDDLDNVAANEEAPAAEPEVDDDFESVLALDDEPAQADSRESDNDDLDLESELDLSALDEELDALTSDLSVESADIDDLESLDSDEVASSDDASDTLEMEEPITDFDDLDADIGMNLGDAADELEAELELGLDDDDALQPAELPPELEAELEFEGEDTAEAEPEFVEPVEPADETDESLFDAALADVPSSSNTDFEIPEIDPEGDDDLGFLSDSDETATKLDLARAYIDMGDAEGAKDILDEIMKEGTDQQKQEAEALLSKV, encoded by the coding sequence ATGGGTCGTCGAATTCTGTTGGTTTTGTTAGGCGCGTTTGCGGGCTCGATTTCGCAGTTGAGCTACGCGCTTGGGTTGGGCGAAATCACGCTCAAGTCCGCGCTCAATCAACCTCTGAATGCTGAAATTCAATTGCTGGAAGTCCGGGATCTCACCGAAAGCGAGATTCTCATTGGTCTGGCTTCAGCGGCAGACTTCGAGCGGGTTGGCGTCGACCGACCTTATTTTCTTACCGACCTTAAATTTAAGGTGGACCTGAAAAGTGCCAGTGGTCCTGTTATTCATGTGACCTCTCGCAAGCTGGTTCGCGAACCATACCTGAACTTTGTTCTGCAGGCGCAGTGGCCGAGCGGCCGATTGTTGCGCGAGTATACTGTGCTAATGGATCTGCCGCTGTTTAGCGATACTCCAGCACGTCCTGTCGCACCGGCCAAAACGTCCCCAGCGAAAACAGTCCCTGCCCAGCAAACCAGTGGCTCTTCAAACTATAACCCTCGTTCCAGCTATGACCAGGCGCCTGGCCGCAGTCAGGGCGGTGCGGGCGACACGCAACAGGCAGCGACTTATCAGGAAGGTGATTCCTACAAAGTCCAAGCCAACGACACTTTATGGGAAATAGCCAAGCAGGTAAGGCCGGATCGCAGCGTCAGTATCCAGCAAACCATGCTGGCAATGCAGCAGGCCAATCCCCAGGCTTTCATCAATAACAATATAAATCTGCTCAAGAAAGGGCAGATTCTGCGTATTCCCTCCCGCGAGCAAATTGTCGACTACAAACAGTCGCAAGCCGTGCGTGAAGTGGCCGCACAAAACGCGCGCTGGTCGGGCGCACCCTCTGATGCCCTGGCAGGTACCGGTTCGGAACAGCTGGATGCGAGTCGCAACTATCAATCTCAGTCACAAGGTGCTGCCAGCACAGGCGGTCGAGTGAAGCTGTCGTCGCCCGAAGAATTCAGTGCGGCGAACGAAGGCCGTGGCTCTGGTGCTGGAGAGAGCAGTCAGGAAGCGCTGGAAAACGAACTTGCCATTACGTTGGAACAGCTGGATAAAACAGAACGTGAAAACTCAGATTTGCGCTCGCGCATTGCTTCCCTCGAGGAGCAAATTACAACCATGGAACGCATGGTTGAGTTGACCAACGACGAACTGCGGGCACTGCAACTTTCAGCAGCGAAAACCCGCGACGAGCAGAGCGCCGCCGAAACTGCAGCAAATGACGATCAAGGTGTTGGCGCGGGCGAAGAGGTTTTGGCGGACTCCGGCGAGTCGGCGGGTGAAGCAGACGATACTATTGATGCTGCCGATGTAGCAGAAGCGCCGGTTATCGCTGAGAACGATGTTGTAGAGCCTGAACCCACGCCAACCCCAGTGCCTACCCCGACAGTGTCGCCTACTAAAGTGGTTATCCCGGCGGCGCCGCAGAAAACGCTGTTGGATCACGTGATGGATAACATCCTTTACATCGCGCTGGGTCTTCTGGTGGTTATTGGTGGTGTCGTTGCGTTCCTGAAGTTCCGCAACAAGGAAGAGGAAACCGATTCCTTCGACGACGATTTTATTGAGCAGCCTCTTTTTGCCGAAGCGCCCGAAGAGCCTGAGACTGAAGACGAATTTGAATCTCTCGCAATGGACGATCTCTCTGAGAGCGAGGATGAGCTGGAGCGAGAAGACGAATTAGAAGAACCGGAACAAGAACTGTCTGAACCCGAGACTGAAGACGTTGTGGGTGAAGCGGATATCTACATCGCTTACGGAAAATATGACCAAGCGGAAGAGATGTTGAGCAAGGCGATCGCGCGCGAGCCGTCGAACCCCCTGATTCGGGCAAAACTGCTGGAAGTTTATGCGGCAGAACAGGATGCGGATCGCTTTGACCCTCAATACGCTGCGTTAATAGCCTTGGGCGATGCGGATGCTGTCGAGCGCGCTGCCCAGCTGCGGGAAACCATACGTGGCGCGTCGCCTTTTGATGCCAGCCTGTACTCGGCAGATTCCGTCGCAGAGGAGCCAGCTAACGAGTTATCTTCCTACGAGAATGACTTCTCGGATCTGTCCCTCGATTTGGATACTGACGAAGAACCATTATCGTTGGATCTCCCGGAAGAGGGCGCCGAGGACGATATCGACTCTGACGAATTTACCCTCAACATTGCGCCGGAAAGCTCCAGTGATGAAGAGTTGGATGAGGACGAGTTTGAGCTCTCCCTGGATTTAAGCGACGATGAAGACCTTCAAGCGGAAGACTTGAGCACGGCTAGCGGCGAAGCGGAGGAGGATCTGCTCGCGTTGGATGAGGACGCATTTGATCTGTCGCTGGGCGACGAGGACGAAGCTGCGAGCGGGGCAGAGCACGAAACGTTAGATTTCGGCGAGATTTCGCTGGAAGATGAGGGTGTTGAACCCGAATCGCTTGACGACGAGTTCGAGCTGGATCTCGATCTTGGCGATGAACTTGCCACTGACGATGATGATTTCAATGTCGAGTTGGCAGAGGAACCTGCTGAGGAAGAAGACGAAGATGTTCTTGCGCTGGATGTGCCTGACGAGTTCTCTATGGAGTCTGAAGGCGAGGCCGGTGACGATTTCGATTTGGATTTAGAGGAACTGGATAGTGTCCTGGACGTTGATGACGTTGCGGAAGGGGATACCGGGCAATTTGACCTGAGTGAGCTGGATGCACTCTCGGTCGAGGATGACCTTGATAATGTAGCCGCAAATGAAGAGGCTCCAGCTGCCGAGCCTGAGGTGGACGACGATTTCGAGTCCGTACTCGCCCTCGACGATGAGCCGGCACAGGCTGATTCCCGTGAAAGTGATAATGATGATCTCGACCTGGAATCAGAGCTCGATCTGTCCGCGTTGGATGAGGAGCTTGACGCGCTAACTTCAGACCTTAGCGTAGAGAGTGCGGATATAGACGATCTCGAGTCGTTGGACAGCGATGAGGTGGCCTCGTCAGATGACGCGTCAGATACGCTGGAAATGGAAGAGCCTATTACCGATTTTGATGATCTCGATGCTGATATCGGAATGAATCTCGGCGATGCTGCTGATGAGTTGGAAGCAGAGCTGGAGCTGGGTCTCGATGACGATGACGCGCTACAGCCAGCAGAGCTTCCACCTGAACTGGAAGCCGAACTTGAATTTGAGGGTGAGGACACTGCGGAGGCAGAGCCGGAATTTGTGGAACCTGTTGAGCCAGCAGACGAAACCGATGAAAGCTTGTTCGATGCTGCGCTTGCCGATGTTCCCAGCTCATCCAACACGGATTTTGAGATCCCGGAAATTGATCCGGAAGGCGATGACGATCTCGGCTTCTTGAGCGACAGCGATGAAACCGCGACGAAGCTGGATCTGGCCCGAGCGTATATCGATATGGGTGATGCTGAAGGGGCAAAAGATATTCTCGACGAAATTATGAAAGAAGGTACCGACCAGCAGAAACAAGAGGCTGAGGCGCTTTTGTCTAAAGTCTAG
- a CDS encoding phosphoribosylanthranilate isomerase: MRVKICGITREEDARVAADAGADAIGLVFYEPSPRHLSSLEMARNIALSVGPFVSVVGLFVNPEKQYLEQILKSVPLHLLQFHGEETPEFCESFERPYMKVVRMQQNIDLATEINRYAGASGILLDTYKKGVPGGTGESFNWERVPHNSPKPLVLAGGLSPSNVARAVTIAQPSAVDVSGGVEAAPGIKDKHKVRAFITSAKSELISD; the protein is encoded by the coding sequence GTGCGCGTAAAAATTTGTGGCATTACCCGAGAGGAAGATGCGAGAGTCGCTGCAGATGCTGGCGCAGATGCTATTGGTCTGGTGTTCTACGAGCCGAGCCCGCGACATCTCTCCAGTCTCGAAATGGCGCGAAATATAGCGTTAAGTGTGGGTCCGTTTGTCTCGGTGGTTGGCTTGTTTGTTAATCCAGAAAAACAGTACCTGGAGCAAATTCTTAAATCCGTTCCGCTGCACCTCTTGCAGTTTCACGGCGAAGAAACCCCTGAATTCTGTGAAAGCTTTGAACGCCCTTATATGAAAGTGGTTCGAATGCAGCAGAATATTGATTTAGCGACTGAAATAAACCGCTATGCTGGCGCCAGCGGAATTCTGTTGGATACCTATAAAAAGGGTGTTCCAGGCGGAACCGGTGAAAGTTTTAACTGGGAACGGGTTCCGCATAACTCGCCGAAGCCACTCGTATTGGCGGGCGGGCTCTCACCGTCCAATGTCGCTCGAGCAGTGACAATTGCTCAGCCAAGTGCGGTCGACGTCAGTGGCGGTGTTGAGGCTGCGCCAGGTATAAAAGATAAACATAAAGTTCGCGCATTCATAACCAGCGCGAAATCGGAGTTGATAAGTGACTGA
- the trpB gene encoding tryptophan synthase subunit beta, which produces MTEKKIDFSAFPDERGHFGIYGGRFVSETLMHALDELQEIYDRVKGDPDFQAEFDRDLAHYVGRPSPLYHAERLSQEMGGAQIYLKREDLNHTGAHKVNNTIGQALLAKFTGKKRVIAETGAGQHGVATATVAARLGLECVVFMGAEDVKRQALNVYRMKLLGATVVPVTSGSKTLKDAMNEAMRDWVTNVDDTFYIIGTVAGPHPYPQLVRDFQCVIGREARRQTLEMTGKLPDALVACVGGGSNAIGLFHPMLEDESVAMYGVEAGGYGVETGKHAAPLNDGIPGVLHGNRTYLMEDENGQIIETHSVSAGLDYPGVGPEHSWLKDVGRVNYVAINDDEAMDAFRKLTRVEGIMPALESSHAVAYAMKLAAQMAHDQVIVVNLSGRGDKDILTVAQIDGIEV; this is translated from the coding sequence GTGACTGAGAAGAAAATTGATTTCTCCGCGTTTCCCGACGAGCGCGGCCATTTTGGAATCTACGGTGGTCGGTTTGTCTCGGAAACCCTGATGCATGCGTTGGATGAGTTACAGGAAATTTACGACCGCGTAAAAGGCGACCCGGATTTCCAGGCCGAATTTGATCGCGATCTCGCGCACTATGTCGGCCGACCCTCACCGTTGTATCACGCAGAACGCCTGTCGCAGGAGATGGGTGGTGCGCAAATCTATCTCAAACGCGAGGATCTAAATCACACCGGTGCGCACAAGGTCAATAACACCATTGGGCAAGCGCTGTTAGCGAAATTTACTGGTAAAAAGCGTGTAATTGCGGAAACCGGTGCTGGCCAGCACGGTGTCGCTACAGCGACGGTTGCTGCACGCCTAGGGCTCGAGTGCGTCGTGTTTATGGGCGCTGAAGATGTTAAGCGCCAGGCGCTTAACGTATACCGTATGAAGCTGCTCGGTGCGACTGTCGTTCCAGTTACTTCCGGATCGAAGACACTCAAAGATGCCATGAATGAGGCAATGCGGGATTGGGTTACCAATGTCGATGATACGTTCTACATTATTGGCACGGTTGCTGGCCCACATCCGTACCCGCAACTGGTACGCGATTTTCAGTGTGTGATTGGGCGCGAAGCTCGGCGTCAGACCCTGGAGATGACCGGCAAGCTGCCCGACGCGCTGGTGGCGTGCGTCGGTGGGGGGTCTAATGCGATTGGCCTGTTTCATCCGATGCTGGAAGATGAAAGTGTTGCTATGTACGGCGTAGAGGCTGGTGGCTACGGTGTGGAAACAGGCAAGCATGCGGCACCACTGAATGACGGCATTCCCGGTGTTTTACACGGCAATCGCACGTATCTGATGGAAGATGAGAATGGTCAGATTATTGAGACTCACTCGGTGTCTGCTGGTTTGGATTACCCCGGCGTAGGCCCAGAACATTCGTGGTTGAAAGACGTGGGAAGGGTGAATTATGTTGCCATCAACGACGACGAAGCAATGGATGCTTTTCGCAAACTGACACGTGTGGAGGGCATTATGCCCGCACTGGAATCGAGTCACGCGGTAGCATATGCGATGAAGCTTGCAGCCCAGATGGCCCACGACCAGGTGATTGTTGTCAATCTGTCCGGGCGCGGTGACAAAGATATTTTGACCGTTGCGCAAATCGACGGCATTGAAGTTTAG
- a CDS encoding bifunctional folylpolyglutamate synthase/dihydrofolate synthase, which translates to MNEWLAWLETLHPAEIELGLSRISSVACTLGFAPLMQPRDESASVACKLITVAGTNGKGSFVTSCEALFAHAGKTTGAYTSPHILAYNERIRINGAPVSDATIIHAFERIDLARGDLTLTYFEFSTLAAALIFRDAGVDYWLLEVGLGGRLDAVNCFFPDVAVITSIDLDHQNWLGDTREAIAVEKAGIIRSGIPVVCAEPNPPENLPRILPQDTYYIDVAFHVLQEAGRVQFFWTDEDTTNCTSQVECALPLSSVAAALQVFSLEGYAVPGDTLDQTISGLALAGRFQRKFLADGTEIVFDVAHNPAATQLLAKNLAANYEAQKFDALVAMMADKDIAAALQPVLPWVDHWYLLELADIPRAATTEQFRAQLLELGVAPENIYALEHTSDFFSNCDDAGVKVSSQVSAAKRLLVFGSFYTVANVLNEIQ; encoded by the coding sequence TTGAATGAATGGCTCGCGTGGCTTGAAACACTTCACCCCGCAGAGATTGAACTCGGGCTTTCCCGAATTTCCTCCGTTGCCTGTACCCTGGGTTTTGCGCCGCTAATGCAGCCGCGGGACGAATCAGCTTCGGTCGCTTGTAAATTGATCACCGTTGCAGGTACCAATGGTAAGGGCAGCTTTGTAACTAGCTGTGAAGCCTTGTTCGCCCACGCTGGCAAAACCACCGGGGCCTACACGTCACCTCACATTCTTGCCTACAATGAGCGTATCCGTATTAATGGTGCTCCGGTAAGCGATGCCACAATTATTCACGCGTTCGAACGTATCGATCTGGCTCGGGGCGATCTCACCTTAACCTATTTCGAATTCAGCACTTTAGCGGCGGCGCTGATTTTTCGTGATGCGGGTGTGGATTACTGGCTGCTGGAAGTTGGCCTTGGTGGCCGGCTCGATGCGGTGAATTGCTTTTTCCCAGATGTTGCGGTAATCACGTCCATTGATCTGGACCATCAGAACTGGCTGGGGGATACGCGTGAAGCCATTGCTGTGGAGAAGGCCGGTATAATCCGTTCTGGTATTCCCGTCGTTTGCGCGGAGCCGAACCCTCCAGAAAATCTGCCTCGAATTTTGCCGCAAGACACTTATTATATTGACGTCGCATTCCATGTTTTACAGGAAGCCGGGAGGGTGCAGTTTTTCTGGACGGATGAAGATACGACGAATTGCACGTCCCAGGTGGAATGCGCACTGCCATTATCTAGCGTGGCTGCTGCGCTGCAGGTTTTCAGTCTGGAAGGCTATGCCGTCCCCGGCGATACCTTGGACCAAACTATCTCAGGTTTGGCGCTGGCAGGTCGTTTCCAGCGAAAATTTCTTGCGGACGGCACCGAGATTGTGTTCGATGTAGCCCATAATCCGGCGGCTACGCAATTACTGGCCAAGAATCTGGCCGCGAATTATGAGGCGCAAAAGTTCGATGCACTGGTCGCGATGATGGCCGACAAGGATATAGCCGCGGCGTTGCAGCCGGTACTGCCATGGGTTGATCACTGGTACCTGCTTGAGCTAGCGGATATCCCCCGCGCCGCGACCACTGAGCAATTCCGCGCGCAGCTGCTGGAGTTGGGCGTTGCCCCGGAAAACATCTATGCTCTAGAGCACACCAGCGATTTTTTTTCGAACTGCGATGACGCTGGTGTGAAGGTGAGCTCGCAAGTTTCGGCGGCCAAGCGGCTACTGGTCTTTGGCTCCTTTTACACCGTAGCGAACGTGTTAAACGAAATCCAATAG
- the trpA gene encoding tryptophan synthase subunit alpha, which translates to MNRISKRLADIKASGKKALVTYIVHGDPRTDVTLPAMHALVEAGTDVIELGVPFSDPMAEGPVIQRGHERALGNGASLSSAMALVAEFRKTDSETPVVLMGYANPVERMGYQPLAAVAAESGVDGLLTVDLPPEEAKDLDAELKAHGLHSIFLIAPTTVDQRIADVTQLAAGFVYYVSLKGVTGAGHLDISSVESKLADIRKHTALPVLVGFGIKDKASAQAVGAVSDGVVVGSVLVNAMGDKAQAGIDEICETLKQLIEPIRAGLDELTK; encoded by the coding sequence GTGAATAGAATTTCAAAACGTCTGGCCGATATAAAAGCCAGCGGCAAAAAAGCCCTAGTAACCTACATCGTTCATGGCGATCCACGCACGGATGTAACGCTCCCCGCGATGCATGCCTTGGTGGAGGCGGGTACCGATGTTATCGAACTGGGAGTACCGTTTTCCGACCCGATGGCCGAAGGGCCAGTTATTCAACGCGGCCATGAGCGAGCCTTGGGCAATGGCGCGAGCTTGAGTAGCGCGATGGCGCTGGTCGCAGAATTTAGAAAGACCGATTCCGAAACCCCGGTGGTGCTCATGGGGTATGCGAATCCTGTTGAGCGAATGGGTTATCAGCCGCTTGCCGCGGTAGCAGCCGAAAGTGGTGTAGACGGCTTACTTACCGTCGATTTGCCGCCAGAAGAAGCAAAAGACCTGGACGCTGAGCTGAAGGCACATGGCTTGCACAGTATCTTTCTGATCGCACCGACGACGGTCGATCAACGCATTGCTGATGTCACTCAGCTGGCAGCAGGGTTTGTTTACTATGTGTCCCTGAAGGGCGTAACGGGCGCAGGCCATTTGGATATTAGCTCAGTGGAGTCCAAGTTAGCCGATATTCGTAAACACACTGCGCTGCCCGTTCTGGTTGGCTTTGGCATAAAGGACAAGGCCTCCGCGCAAGCGGTGGGCGCGGTCTCTGATGGTGTAGTGGTTGGTAGTGTTCTTGTGAATGCCATGGGTGATAAGGCGCAAGCCGGCATTGATGAAATTTGCGAGACGTTAAAACAATTAATTGAGCCCATCCGCGCAGGTTTGGACGAGCTTACCAAATAA
- a CDS encoding sulfite exporter TauE/SafE family protein — protein sequence MRLTPKLSQAALFALGLALAITCYFLFFGGVVVSAWQSPQWLIAPIMALGSFVAGATFLGGGAVAFPALTKILHTDPAVAKSFSLAIQSVGMTSASLYILLRVRNFPWHFIGIFLPPAFAGITLSLAVIEPFIDATDLRVMFTLFVLGFLAIYLWVYRDRKTHYVDLPPLSRLDVQLTLKAGFLGGILAGLLGSGADLIAFCLLALYFRLELKLATQCSVIVMASVSLVGVLLQGTVFQTLPAELTPLWLIAAPVVLVGAPVGAEFCRRIKPRNLLLFVCFIVFAEVISTLALVPLEPTKWWRYCAFVFVMGLLLTTLHRISKRKDHHSQHPAEPE from the coding sequence GTGCGACTCACCCCAAAACTGTCTCAAGCTGCGCTCTTCGCATTGGGCCTTGCCCTTGCAATAACCTGTTACTTCCTGTTCTTCGGGGGGGTTGTTGTGTCCGCATGGCAGTCGCCGCAGTGGTTAATTGCACCGATTATGGCGTTGGGTTCTTTTGTCGCCGGAGCCACATTTCTCGGGGGCGGCGCCGTTGCTTTTCCAGCCCTCACAAAAATACTCCACACAGACCCCGCGGTGGCCAAATCTTTTTCACTGGCGATTCAAAGCGTCGGCATGACGTCCGCCTCGCTCTACATTTTGCTGCGAGTAAGAAATTTCCCGTGGCATTTTATCGGTATTTTCCTGCCGCCAGCATTCGCAGGGATCACCTTGTCACTCGCTGTCATCGAGCCATTCATTGACGCAACAGATCTGCGCGTGATGTTTACGCTCTTTGTACTGGGATTTTTGGCAATTTACTTGTGGGTTTACCGCGATAGAAAAACACATTATGTGGATCTACCGCCGCTCTCTCGACTGGATGTTCAACTGACCCTAAAAGCAGGATTTCTCGGCGGTATACTGGCCGGTCTATTGGGTTCCGGCGCAGACTTAATTGCGTTCTGCCTGCTCGCGCTCTACTTCCGCCTGGAGTTAAAGCTCGCGACTCAATGCTCGGTTATCGTTATGGCCAGCGTGTCACTGGTCGGCGTTCTGCTGCAAGGCACTGTGTTTCAAACACTGCCCGCGGAACTCACTCCCCTGTGGCTGATTGCCGCCCCTGTTGTACTGGTGGGAGCACCAGTTGGAGCAGAGTTTTGCCGCCGTATAAAGCCGCGAAATCTGCTTCTGTTTGTGTGTTTCATTGTATTCGCGGAAGTGATCTCGACATTGGCGCTGGTTCCTCTCGAGCCAACGAAATGGTGGCGCTACTGTGCGTTCGTGTTTGTTATGGGATTATTGTTAACCACATTACACCGAATAAGTAAACGCAAAGATCACCACAGCCAGCACCCGGCAGAACCGGAATAG
- a CDS encoding SPOR domain-containing protein, whose amino-acid sequence MDDGLKQRIIGAFVLVAIAVVLVPLVFDRERIEPVNKQTQIPMMPSIEPVVIAEPAPPVIEPDEEAPEPAAMYVPDDKKDIASAEPEPVLDARNVPNSWVIQVASYRIDGHAEQMQQKLVDDGYSAYVRKVKTERGTLQRLYIGPNLDKAKLNEIKAEVEKKYGLSTILLKFKP is encoded by the coding sequence GTGGACGACGGGTTGAAACAACGCATTATCGGTGCATTTGTATTGGTGGCGATAGCCGTTGTGCTTGTGCCGCTGGTATTTGATCGTGAACGTATTGAGCCTGTGAATAAGCAAACCCAAATTCCAATGATGCCGAGCATCGAGCCGGTGGTGATCGCTGAACCTGCGCCGCCAGTGATCGAGCCGGACGAGGAAGCCCCCGAGCCTGCGGCAATGTATGTTCCAGACGATAAAAAAGATATAGCGAGCGCTGAGCCAGAGCCTGTGCTCGACGCGCGCAACGTGCCGAACAGTTGGGTAATTCAGGTCGCCAGTTATCGGATCGACGGTCATGCGGAGCAGATGCAGCAAAAGCTTGTCGACGATGGTTATAGTGCTTACGTTCGCAAAGTGAAAACCGAGCGGGGTACGTTGCAGCGTCTGTATATCGGCCCTAACCTGGACAAAGCAAAATTGAATGAGATAAAGGCCGAGGTCGAAAAAAAATATGGATTGTCGACCATCCTGTTGAAATTTAAGCCTTGA
- the accD gene encoding acetyl-CoA carboxylase, carboxyltransferase subunit beta: MSWLEKIVPSSIRSSGQAARGASKVPEGLWKKCSKCTAVLYRPELEKNLDVCPKCEHHMRIGARRRLDIFLDPEGREEIAADVLPIDRLKFKDVKKYKDRLTTAQKTTGEKDALVAMQGTLKGLPVVASAFEFAFHGGSMGYAVGERFTRAAQVALENNIPYVCFSATGGARMQEALISLMQMAKTSAVIERMKMQGTPFVSVMTDPVYGGVSASLALLGDINAAEPGVRAGFAGPAIIEQTIRQKLPKGFQRSEFLLEHGAIDMIIPRAQMRDRLASILAKLTNQPAV, from the coding sequence ATGAGTTGGTTAGAAAAAATTGTTCCCAGTAGTATTCGTTCCAGTGGCCAGGCTGCCAGAGGGGCGAGCAAGGTCCCCGAGGGCTTGTGGAAAAAGTGCAGTAAATGTACAGCTGTACTTTATCGCCCTGAGCTGGAGAAAAATCTGGATGTTTGCCCCAAGTGCGAACACCATATGCGAATTGGTGCGCGTCGCCGACTGGATATTTTCCTGGACCCTGAAGGGCGTGAAGAAATAGCCGCAGATGTATTGCCTATTGATCGCCTGAAGTTCAAAGATGTTAAAAAATACAAAGACCGTCTTACTACCGCTCAGAAAACAACCGGTGAAAAAGATGCACTGGTGGCCATGCAAGGCACTTTGAAAGGCTTGCCTGTTGTTGCCAGCGCATTTGAATTCGCATTTCACGGCGGTTCAATGGGCTATGCGGTGGGTGAGCGTTTTACCCGCGCGGCTCAGGTTGCGCTAGAGAACAATATCCCTTACGTGTGTTTTTCCGCGACAGGCGGAGCGCGTATGCAGGAAGCGCTGATCTCTCTTATGCAAATGGCAAAAACCAGTGCGGTCATCGAGCGTATGAAAATGCAGGGCACGCCTTTTGTGTCGGTAATGACTGACCCTGTTTACGGTGGTGTATCGGCGAGCTTGGCGTTGTTGGGCGATATCAACGCGGCGGAGCCTGGCGTTCGTGCTGGCTTTGCTGGTCCGGCAATTATTGAGCAAACCATTCGCCAGAAATTACCGAAAGGTTTCCAGCGCAGTGAGTTTTTGTTGGAGCATGGCGCTATCGATATGATTATACCGCGTGCACAAATGCGTGACCGTTTGGCCTCTATTCTTGCTAAGTTAACCAATCAGCCCGCAGTTTAA
- the truA gene encoding tRNA pseudouridine(38-40) synthase TruA: MNQKLYKPNGEVLPGMLVPEGTQRIALGIEYLGASFRGFQKQASTPDTVQARLERAISAVAADEVTLVCAGRTDAGVSASGQVIHFDTMSSRPLKAWLQGVNTHLPDAVRVTWAMPVSFDFHARFSALSRTYHYWIQTEPVRSALFSQQLTWTGHPLDVERMQLAADSLLGEHDFSSFRAAQCQAHSPVREIQAVSFERYGNLILFRVRANAFLHHMVRNLIGSLMLVGRGLQEPRWIEQLLAARDRTLAAPTAAPWGLSLVAVEYPAAFKIPGAMDRAMFSQFCG, translated from the coding sequence GTGAATCAAAAGCTATATAAACCTAATGGAGAAGTGCTTCCCGGTATGCTGGTGCCTGAGGGAACGCAACGCATTGCTCTGGGTATTGAGTATCTAGGCGCCTCTTTTCGAGGGTTTCAGAAACAAGCGTCTACCCCGGACACGGTGCAAGCCAGGTTGGAGCGCGCGATAAGCGCCGTTGCTGCGGACGAAGTGACCCTTGTTTGTGCGGGGCGCACGGACGCTGGCGTGAGCGCATCGGGGCAGGTGATACACTTTGATACCATGTCGAGTCGACCGCTCAAAGCGTGGCTGCAAGGCGTTAACACGCACCTCCCAGATGCTGTTCGGGTGACCTGGGCGATGCCCGTGAGTTTCGATTTTCATGCGCGCTTCAGCGCACTCTCCCGTACCTACCACTATTGGATACAGACGGAACCTGTGCGATCGGCGCTATTTAGTCAGCAGCTGACCTGGACCGGGCACCCGTTGGACGTTGAGCGCATGCAACTGGCTGCAGATAGTCTCTTGGGTGAGCACGACTTCTCATCCTTCCGCGCTGCGCAGTGTCAGGCGCACAGCCCGGTCCGCGAGATTCAGGCCGTCTCTTTTGAGCGCTATGGTAATTTGATTCTCTTTAGGGTGCGCGCGAACGCATTTTTACACCATATGGTTCGAAACCTTATTGGGAGTTTGATGCTGGTCGGCAGGGGACTGCAGGAACCCCGCTGGATTGAGCAATTGTTGGCGGCACGCGATAGAACGCTTGCAGCCCCCACCGCTGCGCCTTGGGGCCTCTCGCTGGTGGCGGTGGAATACCCTGCGGCATTTAAAATTCCAGGTGCGATGGACCGTGCGATGTTCAGTCAGTTCTGCGGTTAA